One region of Citrus sinensis cultivar Valencia sweet orange chromosome 6, DVS_A1.0, whole genome shotgun sequence genomic DNA includes:
- the LOC102609490 gene encoding E3 ubiquitin-protein ligase SGR9, amyloplastic: MEEETIIISALSTLTPNKLKDLTHTILSLSDHWRRRLSAVISSPILFSLTLHHLHSLSLPNKTLLIARHLLFSLQLLTQCFPRAPPPHSSTYQIKRRDHDAVLLLLLLCEVHQQDPEALSAAPQAKWPAVLGKHFCESALSLSGIVGGAYEGAVLLPYVEMVTRCRRFVNAMGGGGVRGGEKEGRDVAAAVAAVVGLPSVDGAGADQCCVICKEEMGEGRDVCELPCKHLFHWLCILPWLKKRNTCPCCRFRLPTDDVFGEIERLWDALVKTSGGGSFDGE, from the coding sequence ATGGAAGAAGAAACTATCATCATCTCAGCACTCTCCACTCTCACTCCAAATAAACTCAAAGATCTCACTCACACCATTCTCTCACTCTCCGACCACTGGCGCCGGCGCCTCTCCGCCGTCATCTCCTCCCCAATCCTCTTCTCCCTCACTCTCCACCACCTCCACTCCCTCTCCCTCCCGAACAAAACCCTGCTCATCGCTCGCCACCTCCTCTTCTCGCTCCAACTCCTCACTCAGTGCTTTCCACGAGCACCTCCTCCCCATTCATCGACTTATCAAATCAAGAGACGCGATCACGACGCCGTCTTGCTTCTCCTCTTGCTCTGCGAGGTCCACCAACAAGACCCAGAAGCGCTTTCGGCCGCCCCGCAGGCTAAATGGCCGGCGGTCTTGGGGAAGCACTTTTGCGAAAGCGCTTTGTCTCTCTCGGGCATTGTCGGCGGTGCTTACGAAGGGGCGGTTTTGTTGCCGTACGTTGAGATGGTGACGAGGTGTAGGAGGTTTGTAAACGCAATGGGAGGAGGTGGTGTTCGTGGTGGGGAGAAGGAAGGGAGAGATGTTGCGGCGGCGGTGGCGGCCGTGGTGGGGCTGCCGTCGGTGGACGGTGCCGGTGCCGATCAGTGTTGTGTTATATGTAAAGAGGAAATGGGAGAGGGGAGGGACGTGTGTGAGTTACCATGCAAGCATTTGTTTCATTGGCTGTGTATTTTGCCTTGGCTCAAGAAGAGGAACACGTGTCCTTGTTGCAGGTTCCGGCTCCCTACTGATGATGTTTTTGGAGAGATCGAACGGCTGTGGGACGCTCTCGTTAAAACGAGCGGCGGCGGCAGTTTTGATGGAGAATGA
- the LOC102609205 gene encoding pentatricopeptide repeat-containing protein At2g37310 yields the protein MTHANSLSFNIQNLRANSGQIQRALQTLDCGAYGRLIQHFTDHRLPRQAKQLHARLIFHSVAPDNFLASKLINFYSKSNSLIQARHVFDKITSKSIFSYNAMLIAYSVHDMYTDTLRLFSSLASSYSEDLKPDNFTITCVLKALPGLFHDSRFAKEVHSYVLRCGLDSSLFLVNGLITFYSRCDDVASARALFDGMSKRDIVSWNSMIAGYSQGGFYEECKALFREMLNSPVLRPDGVTVVSVLQACGQSSDIVFGMEVHNFVIESHIKMDLWICNALIGMYAKCGSLDYARALLEEMSDKDEVSYSAIISGYMVHGFVEKAMDLFQVMKRPGLSTWNAVISGLVQNNRHEAVLDLVREMQASGVRPNAVTISSIFSLFSHFSNLKGGKEIHGYAVKNRYDCSIYVATAIIDTYAKTGFLHGAQRVFDRFKGRSLIIWTAIISAYAAHGDASKAVSLFNEMLNNGIQPDPVTFTAVLSACAHSGLVDKAWDIFNAMSGQYGIQPSVEHYACMVGVLSRARRISEATEFVSKMPVKPSAKVWGALLYGASISGDVELGKFVCDHLFEIEPENTGNYIIMANLYSQAGRWDEADRVREQMKESGLAKIPGRSWIECSGGLQSFVAKDTSGDKSEQIYLILERLLGLMREEGYVLLDEVEEESAYV from the coding sequence ATGACGCACGCGAACTCACTATCGTTCAACATTCAAAATCTGCGCGCCAACAGTGGCCAAATTCAGCGAGCTCTTCAGACTCTCGACTGTGGCGCGTACGGCCGACTCATCCAACATTTCACCGACCACCGCCTTCCTCGCCAAGCCAAGCAGCTCCACGCGCGCCTCATCTTCCATTCCGTTGCACCCGACAACTTCCTCGCATCGAAACTCATCAATTTCTACTCGAAATCTAACAGTCTCATTCAAGCCCGACACGTGTTCGATAAAATTACAAGCAAAAGCATCTTCTCATACAACGCCATGCTTATCGCGTACTCTGTTCACGACATGTATACTGATACGTTAAGGTTGTTTTCGTCTTTGGCGTCGTCTTATTCAGAGGATTTGAAGCCTGATAACTTTACGATTACTTGTGTTTTGAAGGCATTGCCTGGTTTGTTCCACGACTCGAGATTCGCTAAGGAGGTTCATTCCTATGTTTTGCGATGTGGGCTTGATTCAAGTTTGTTTCTTGTTAATGGTTTGATAACATTTTATTCAAGATGCGATGATGTTGCTTCAGCGAGGGCGTTGTTTGATGGAATGTCGAAGAGAGATATTGTGTCGTGGAATTCGATGATTGCTGGGTATTCCCAAGGAGGGTTTTACGAAGAGTGTAAAGCATTGTTTAGAGAGATGTTAAACTCACCGGTATTGAGACCGGATGGGGTGACAGTCGTTAGTGTTTTGCAGGCGTGTGGACAATCTAGTGATATAGTTTTCGGAATGGAAGTGCATAACTTTGTCATTGAGAGTCATATTAAAATGGACCTTTGGATTTGTAATGCTTTGATTGGAATGTATGCAAAATGCGGTAGTTTGGATTATGCAAGAGCATTGCTTGAAGAGATGAGTGATAAGGATGAAGTTTCTTACAGTGCAATTATTTCTGGTTACATGGTTCATGGGTTTGTTGAGAAAGCCATGGATCTGTTTCAAGTAATGAAACGACCAGGATTGAGTACTTGGAATGCTGTGATTTCGGGTCTTGTTCAGAATAACCGTCATGAGGCAGTTTTGGATTTGGTTAGAGAAATGCAGGCTTCTGGTGTAAGACCAAATGCAGTGACAATTTCGAGcattttttcattgttttccCATTTCTCAAACTTAAAAGGAGGGAAAGAAATACACGGCTATGCAGTTAAAAATAGATATGATTGTAGTATATACGTTGCAACTGCCATTATTGATACTTACGCAAAGACAGGGTTTCTTCATGGAGCACAACGGGTTTTTGATCGGTTCAAAGGTCGGAGCTTGATTATTTGGACAGCAATAATCTCAGCCTATGCTGCCCATGGGGATGCCAGTAAGGCTGTTAGTCTTTTTAATGAGATGCTGAACAATGGGATTCAGCCAGATCCGGTCACATTTACAGCAGTGTTGTCAGCTTGTGCTCATTCGGGGTTGGTGGATAAAGCTTGGGACATCTTCAATGCCATGTCTGGGCAATATGGCATTCAGCCCTCAGTCGAGCATTATGCTTGCATGGTAGGAGTTCTAAGTAGAGCCAGAAGGATATCTGAAGCAACAGAATTTGTATCTAAAATGCCAGTCAAACCAAGTGCTAAGGTTTGGGGTGCATTGCTTTATGGGGCTTCAATTTCGGGTGATGTTGAACTGGGGAAGTTCGTTTGTGATCATCTGTTTGAGATTGAGCCCGAAAACACAGGAAATTATATCATCATGGCAAATTTATACTCACAAGCAGGAAGATGGGATGAAGCTGATAGGGTCAGAGAACAAATGAAGGAATCTGGTCTGGCAAAAATCCCAGGCCGTAGTTGGATTGAATGCAGTGGAGGATTACAAAGCTTCGTTGCAAAGGACACATCAGGTGATAAAAGTGAAcagatatatttaatattggaAAGGTTGCTTGGGTTAATGAGAGAAGAAGGTTATGTTTTACTGGATGAGGTTGAGGAGGAGAGCGCTTATGTTTGA